The Primulina eburnea isolate SZY01 chromosome 6, ASM2296580v1, whole genome shotgun sequence genome contains a region encoding:
- the LOC140835453 gene encoding uncharacterized protein — MLEYPGTKFGSQNRRFQKIWYQKFYWLEYSPSTNKAYCFYCFLFLNDVNSSNISALVNEGFENWKRVNQGKTCAFLAHIGSAASSPHTMCERRAENLIRPSQHFDKVMHAQSKEEKEKNRLRLSTSIVAVRWLAFQGCAFRGNDESLSSSNRGNFLELVKAFAKMNIEIDEVVLENAPKNAQYIAPEIQKEILHIMANRVRHMVREEVGDK, encoded by the coding sequence ATGTTGGAGTATCCAGGTACAAAATTTGGAAGCCAGAATCGTCGTTTTCAGAAAATATGGTATCAGAAATTTTATTGGTTGGAGTATTCGccttcaacaaataaggcatattgtttctattgttttcttttcctgAATGATGTTAATTCATCTAATATCTCGGCATTGGTCAATGAAGGATTTGAAAATTGGAAAAGGGTAAACCAAGGAAAAACATGTGCTTTTCTTGCCCATATTGGTTCTGCAGCTTCTTCACCTCATACTATGTGTGAGagaagggctgaaaatttgatAAGGCCCTCACAACATTTTGATAAAGTGATGCATGCACAATCTAAAgaggaaaaagagaaaaatcgTCTGCGTTTGAGCACCTCAATTGTAGCTGTTCGTTGGCTAGCATTTCAAGGTTGTGCTTTTAGAGGTAACGATGAATCTCTATCTTCATCTAATCGtggaaattttcttgaattggtGAAGGCTTTTGCAAAAATGAATATAGAAATTGATGAAGTTGTGCTTGAGAATGCTCCAAAAAATGCCCAATATATCGCTCCAGAAATTCAGAAAGAGATTTTACATATTATGGCCAATAGAGTACGACATATGGTTCGTGAAGAAGTTGGagataaataa
- the LOC140835454 gene encoding uncharacterized protein, translating into MAIILRFVNNHGILTERFFAIKSVSDTTSMNLKNEISNVLVHHDLHVKKIRGQGYDGASNMRGVWNGIQTLFLKDCPYAYYVYCFAHRLQLTLVSAAKDVSVIWEFFSHLDNIVNNVTSFTKRIAELHTAQRNEIEYMLSIGERDSRSGANQIGNLQRAEVTRWSSHYDSVKSLIGMYTATCKVFEVLSDYSPNGRVKAEVREIYRNMASFEFVFILHLMHKIMRTTDTLCQIFKENLKTF; encoded by the coding sequence ATGGCCATTATATTGAGGTTTGTGAACAATCATGGGATTTTGACAGAAAGATTTTTTGCCATCAAAAGTGTTAGTGACACTACCTCAATGAATTTGAAAAATGAGATATCAAATGTTCTTGTTCATCATGATCTCCATGTTAAGAAAATCAGAGGCCAAGGATATGATGGTGCTAGCAATATGCGTGGAGTGTGGAATGGAATTCAAAcattatttctcaaagattgtcCCTATGCATACTATGTCTACTGTTTTGCACATCGTTTACAACTGACATTGGTTTCTGCAGCTAAGGATGTTAGTGTTATTTGGGAATTCTTTTCTCATTTGGACAATATTGTTAATAATGTCACTTCTTTTACTAAGCGCATTGCTGAATTACATACTGCACAAAGAAATGAAATTGAGTATATGTTGTCAATTGGAGAACGTGATTCTAGAAGTGGTGCAAACCAGATTGGTAATTTGCAACGAGCAGAAGTTACTCGTTGGAGTTCTCACTATGATTCGGTAAAAAGCTTGATAGGTATGTACACTGCAACTTGCAAAGTTTTTGAAGTTCTCAGTGATTATTCTCCAAATGGAAGAGTTAAGGCTGAAGTTCGGGAGATTTACAGAAACATGGCAAGCTTTGAATTTGTGTTTATTTTGCACTTAAtgcataaaattatgagaacaaCAGATACTCTTtgtcaaattttcaaagaaaatcTCAAGACATTTTGA